A single window of Neisseria chenwenguii DNA harbors:
- a CDS encoding cytochrome c biogenesis protein ResB yields MRFAVSLLSLLGVASIIGTVLQQNRPQADYLVKFGPFWTQIYGFLGLFDVYASGWFVAIMVFLVLSTGLCLIRNVPPFLHEARSYREHAKEKSLAAMRYSVVLDGAVSPEVAQRYLEVQGFSAKTVKREDGSVLVAAKKGAMNKWGYICAHAALIVICLGGLIDSNLLLKLGILSGRIVPDNNAVFAKDFKPESVLGTGNLSFRGNVNITEGQSADVVFLNADKGMLVQDLPFEVKLKKFHIDFYNTGMPRDFASDLEVTDKETGKKTVQTIRVNHPLTLHGITIYQASFADGGSDLKFKAWNLADPSRAPVTLRATSMREFPLDIGKTKYRLEFDKFTALNVEDMGRPSEKSGGVTAAINDVRAVTQEGKRFTNIGPSVIYRVRDSAGQAVEYKNYMLPVKQEEDYFFITGTRTGLEQQYRWLRIPVDKAGKIDTFMALREFLRDDAARNKAVEEATQGAPAEIRDQFKLAAANTLSIFARGGYLALDQFVTTTIPKDQQEKMQGYFYQMLFGVMNASLDETLKKYKLPQWPQDEARNRFLLNSMDAYTGLTEYPAPMLLQLDGYTEVRSSGLQMTRSPGASLVYLGSLLLVLGTVFMFYIREKRAWLLFSDGKIRFAMSSNRNERDLQKEFPQHTERLQQLAKDLNHEQK; encoded by the coding sequence ATGCGCTTTGCCGTTTCCTTGTTGAGCCTGCTGGGCGTGGCCTCGATTATCGGCACCGTGTTGCAGCAAAACCGGCCGCAGGCGGATTATTTGGTGAAGTTCGGCCCGTTTTGGACGCAGATTTACGGCTTTTTGGGCTTGTTTGACGTTTACGCTTCGGGCTGGTTTGTCGCCATTATGGTTTTTCTGGTGCTTTCCACCGGGCTTTGCCTGATCCGCAACGTGCCGCCGTTTTTGCATGAGGCGCGTTCGTATCGGGAACACGCCAAAGAGAAATCGCTGGCGGCGATGCGCTACTCCGTTGTTTTAGACGGCGCGGTTTCTCCCGAAGTGGCGCAGCGTTATTTGGAGGTGCAAGGTTTTTCAGCCAAAACCGTCAAACGCGAAGACGGCTCGGTTTTGGTTGCGGCGAAAAAAGGCGCGATGAACAAATGGGGCTACATCTGCGCCCATGCCGCGCTGATTGTAATTTGTCTGGGCGGCTTGATCGACAGCAATCTGCTGTTGAAACTCGGTATTTTGAGCGGCCGCATCGTACCTGACAACAACGCCGTTTTTGCCAAAGATTTCAAACCCGAAAGCGTTTTGGGTACGGGCAATCTGTCGTTTCGCGGCAACGTCAACATTACCGAAGGGCAGAGCGCAGACGTGGTGTTTTTAAATGCCGACAAAGGGATGCTGGTGCAGGATCTGCCGTTTGAAGTGAAGCTGAAAAAGTTTCACATCGATTTTTACAACACCGGTATGCCGCGCGATTTTGCCAGCGATTTGGAAGTAACCGACAAGGAAACCGGCAAAAAAACCGTGCAGACCATCCGCGTCAACCATCCGCTGACGCTTCACGGCATCACGATTTACCAAGCCAGCTTTGCCGACGGCGGTTCGGATTTGAAATTCAAAGCGTGGAATCTGGCCGATCCGAGCCGCGCGCCCGTGACGCTGCGGGCAACTTCCATGCGCGAGTTTCCGCTCGACATCGGCAAAACCAAATACAGACTCGAGTTCGACAAATTTACCGCGCTCAACGTCGAAGACATGGGTAGGCCGTCTGAAAAATCGGGCGGCGTCACAGCGGCGATCAACGACGTCCGCGCCGTGACCCAAGAGGGCAAACGCTTTACCAACATCGGCCCATCGGTCATCTACCGCGTCCGTGACAGCGCAGGGCAGGCGGTCGAATACAAAAACTACATGCTGCCCGTAAAGCAGGAGGAGGATTATTTCTTCATTACCGGTACGCGCACGGGCTTGGAACAGCAATACCGTTGGCTGCGCATTCCCGTCGATAAAGCCGGCAAAATCGACACTTTTATGGCCTTGCGCGAATTTCTGCGCGACGATGCCGCCCGCAACAAAGCCGTGGAAGAGGCCACGCAGGGCGCGCCCGCCGAAATCCGCGACCAGTTCAAACTTGCCGCTGCCAACACCTTGTCCATCTTCGCGCGCGGCGGTTATTTGGCGTTGGATCAATTTGTGACCACCACCATTCCCAAAGACCAGCAGGAAAAAATGCAGGGATATTTCTACCAAATGCTGTTTGGCGTGATGAACGCCTCTTTAGACGAAACTCTGAAAAAATACAAACTGCCGCAATGGCCGCAAGACGAAGCGCGCAACCGCTTCCTGCTCAACAGCATGGATGCCTACACCGGCCTGACCGAATACCCCGCGCCCATGCTGCTTCAGCTCGACGGCTACACCGAAGTCCGTTCTTCCGGCCTGCAAATGACCCGTTCGCCCGGTGCCTCGCTGGTTTACCTCGGCTCGCTGCTGTTGGTATTGGGCACGGTCTTTATGTTTTACATCCGCGAAAAACGCGCATGGCTGCTGTTTTCAGACGGCAAAATCCGTTTCGCCATGTCGTCCAACCGCAACGAACGCGACCTGCAAAAAGAATTTCCGCAACACACCGAACGCCTGCAACAGCTGGCGAAGGATTTGAACCATGAACAAAAATAA
- a CDS encoding c-type cytochrome, which yields MKRLTLLALVLAAGAVSAATAPKADPEKGRQVATTVCASCHAADGNSGIAMYPKLSAQHPAYIYKQTLDIKDGKRTSGSSGVMKPMVAALSEQDIRNVAAYYAKQQPKSGEANPKDNVELGAKIYRGGLAEQKIPACMSCHGPAGAGMPAGGTEIVSYPRLGGQHKDYIVAQMKAYKAGQRKNNIMIDIAKRMSDDEVNAVANFIQGLR from the coding sequence ATGAAACGACTGACTTTATTGGCTTTAGTCTTGGCAGCGGGCGCAGTATCGGCGGCAACGGCACCGAAAGCCGACCCCGAAAAAGGCAGACAGGTTGCGACGACTGTTTGCGCATCCTGCCACGCGGCCGACGGCAACAGCGGCATTGCCATGTATCCGAAACTGTCTGCGCAGCATCCTGCCTACATCTACAAACAGACTTTAGACATTAAAGACGGCAAACGCACCAGCGGTTCGTCCGGCGTGATGAAACCGATGGTTGCTGCGCTGAGTGAGCAAGACATCCGCAACGTGGCCGCTTATTACGCCAAGCAGCAGCCAAAATCCGGCGAAGCCAATCCTAAAGACAATGTCGAATTGGGCGCGAAAATCTACCGCGGCGGTTTGGCCGAGCAGAAAATCCCCGCCTGTATGTCGTGCCACGGCCCGGCGGGTGCCGGTATGCCTGCGGGCGGTACCGAGATCGTCAGCTATCCGCGTTTGGGTGGCCAACACAAAGACTACATCGTTGCCCAGATGAAAGCCTATAAGGCCGGCCAGCGTAAAAACAATATCATGATCGATATTGCCAAACGTATGTCTGACGACGAAGTCAACGCCGTTGCCAACTTCATTCAGGGTCTGCGTTAA
- the yihA gene encoding ribosome biogenesis GTP-binding protein YihA/YsxC has translation MNLFQNAKFFTTVNHLKDLPDTPAEIAFVGRSNAGKSSAINTLTNHVRLAYVSKTPGRTQHINFFELAGSGFMVDLPGYGYAQVPEAIRTHWVKLLGDYLQQRRQLIGLVLIMDARHPLKAQDIQMLDFFHLTGRPVHILLSKADKLSKNDQIKTLGAVKKALKPYMERQTISVQLFSSLKKQGIDEVNEVVGSWFQTYRQPDTETGAEPAALS, from the coding sequence ATGAACCTCTTTCAAAACGCAAAATTCTTTACTACGGTCAACCATTTGAAAGATTTGCCGGACACGCCCGCCGAAATCGCATTTGTCGGGCGCAGTAACGCGGGCAAATCGAGCGCCATCAATACGCTGACCAATCATGTGCGGCTGGCCTATGTTTCCAAAACCCCGGGGCGCACGCAGCACATCAATTTTTTCGAACTCGCCGGCAGCGGTTTTATGGTCGATCTTCCCGGTTACGGCTACGCGCAAGTACCCGAAGCCATCCGCACGCATTGGGTCAAACTCTTGGGCGACTACCTGCAGCAACGCCGCCAGCTGATCGGTTTGGTGTTGATTATGGATGCCCGCCATCCGCTCAAAGCGCAGGATATTCAGATGCTGGACTTTTTCCACCTGACCGGGCGACCGGTGCATATCCTGCTCTCAAAAGCCGACAAACTTTCCAAAAACGACCAAATCAAAACTTTGGGCGCGGTTAAAAAAGCCTTGAAACCTTATATGGAACGCCAAACCATCAGCGTCCAGCTTTTTTCCAGCCTGAAAAAACAAGGGATTGACGAGGTAAACGAAGTGGTCGGTTCCTGGTTCCAGACCTATCGGCAGCCGGATACAGAAACCGGGGCGGAACCGGCAGCGTTATCTTAA
- a CDS encoding penicillin-binding protein 1A: MIKKIITTCIGLMLGLALFGIGLIAIAILVTYPKLPALDSLQHYQPKMPLTVYSSDGKIIGLYGEERRDFTKINDFPKILKNAVIAAEDKRFYDHWGVDVFGVARAIVGNLIAGGVESGASTITQQVAKNFYLSNERTFTRKFNEALLAYKIEQSLSKDQILELYFNQIYLGQRAYGFSSASRIYFNKDVKDLTLAEATMLAGLPKAPSAYNPIVNPERAKQRQAYILNNMVEEKMITAQQRDQALAEELHYERFVQKIDQNALYVAEMVRQEMYEKYGEDAYTQGFKVYTTVDTENQRVATAALRRVLRNFDRGSGYRGAENYIDLSKSDNVEETVSQHLSTLYTVDGMVPAVVLDTSKKSVEIQLPSGRKVTLGSRSLGFAARAVENKKMGDERIRRGSIIRVRGSGNSWSVVQEPLLQGALVSLDARTGAVRALVGGYDYHSKTFNRATQAMRQPGSTFKPFVYSAAIAKGMTASTQINDAPLSLPGKGPNRTTWEPKNSDGRYSGYITLRQALTASKNMVSIRILMSIGVGYAQQYIQRFGFKPSEIPASLSMALGTGETTPLRIAEGYSVFANGGYKVSAYVIDKIYDRENRLKAQMQPLVAGENAPQAIDPRNAYIMYKIMQDVVRVGTAKGANSIGRSDIAGKTGTTNDSKDAWFVGFNPSVVTAVYVGYDQPKSMGRAAFGGTIAVPVWVEYMRFALKGTPVKGMKAPEGVVNKGGEYYLKERQATSSDLSIDNSGNAPASSAPARRPSTAGGNGNAPRRNLDGEQPLEPLPANDGGEESKGGNSRQLDSLF; encoded by the coding sequence ATGATTAAAAAAATTATTACAACCTGTATTGGTTTGATGTTGGGGTTGGCACTTTTCGGTATCGGCCTGATTGCAATCGCAATTTTAGTCACTTACCCTAAGCTGCCGGCATTGGACAGTTTGCAACACTACCAACCGAAAATGCCACTGACGGTATATTCTTCAGACGGCAAGATCATCGGTTTGTACGGTGAGGAACGTCGTGATTTCACGAAAATTAACGATTTTCCGAAAATATTGAAAAATGCAGTGATTGCTGCGGAAGACAAACGCTTCTACGACCACTGGGGTGTGGATGTGTTCGGTGTGGCGCGCGCCATTGTCGGTAACCTGATTGCCGGTGGAGTGGAATCCGGCGCCAGTACGATTACGCAGCAGGTGGCGAAAAACTTCTATCTCAGCAACGAACGTACGTTTACACGCAAATTCAACGAGGCGCTTCTGGCCTATAAAATCGAGCAGTCGTTGAGTAAAGACCAGATTTTGGAGCTTTATTTCAACCAGATTTATCTGGGGCAGCGCGCTTACGGTTTCTCTTCTGCATCGCGGATTTACTTCAATAAAGACGTCAAAGACCTGACGCTGGCAGAAGCAACGATGCTGGCCGGTTTGCCGAAAGCGCCGTCGGCTTACAATCCGATTGTGAATCCGGAGCGCGCCAAGCAGCGGCAGGCTTATATTCTGAACAACATGGTCGAAGAGAAAATGATTACCGCGCAGCAGCGCGATCAGGCTTTGGCCGAAGAGCTGCATTACGAACGTTTCGTTCAGAAAATCGACCAGAATGCTTTGTATGTGGCCGAAATGGTGCGTCAGGAGATGTACGAAAAGTACGGTGAAGATGCCTATACGCAGGGCTTTAAGGTTTACACAACTGTTGATACAGAAAACCAGCGTGTTGCAACGGCTGCTTTAAGAAGGGTATTGCGCAATTTCGACCGCGGCAGCGGTTATCGCGGCGCAGAGAATTATATTGATTTAAGTAAATCCGACAACGTAGAGGAAACGGTCAGCCAGCATTTGTCCACTCTATATACGGTGGACGGTATGGTGCCGGCTGTTGTGCTGGATACTTCCAAAAAAAGCGTGGAAATCCAGTTGCCGAGCGGACGCAAGGTCACATTGGGCAGCCGTTCTCTGGGTTTTGCCGCGCGTGCGGTGGAAAACAAAAAAATGGGTGACGAACGTATCCGCCGCGGTTCGATTATCCGGGTGAGAGGCAGCGGAAACAGCTGGTCTGTAGTTCAGGAGCCTCTGCTCCAAGGGGCGCTAGTCTCGTTGGATGCGAGAACGGGTGCTGTGCGCGCGCTGGTCGGCGGTTATGACTACCACAGTAAGACGTTTAACCGCGCAACCCAAGCCATGCGCCAACCCGGTTCGACATTCAAGCCGTTTGTGTATTCGGCTGCGATTGCCAAAGGCATGACGGCATCGACTCAAATCAACGATGCGCCGTTGTCTCTGCCGGGTAAAGGGCCGAACCGTACAACTTGGGAACCGAAAAATTCAGACGGCCGTTATTCGGGTTATATCACGCTGCGCCAAGCGCTGACTGCTTCCAAAAACATGGTGTCGATCCGTATCCTGATGTCGATCGGCGTCGGCTATGCCCAGCAGTATATCCAGCGTTTCGGATTTAAGCCGTCTGAAATTCCTGCCAGCCTGTCGATGGCGCTGGGTACAGGCGAGACTACGCCTTTGCGCATTGCCGAGGGTTACAGCGTGTTTGCCAACGGCGGCTATAAAGTGTCGGCTTATGTCATCGATAAGATTTACGACAGGGAAAACCGTCTGAAAGCCCAAATGCAGCCGTTGGTTGCAGGTGAGAATGCGCCTCAGGCGATTGATCCGCGCAACGCCTACATCATGTATAAAATCATGCAGGACGTTGTACGGGTGGGTACGGCGAAAGGCGCAAACTCAATCGGCCGTTCGGATATTGCCGGTAAGACCGGTACGACCAACGACAGCAAGGATGCTTGGTTTGTCGGCTTTAATCCGAGTGTGGTAACTGCCGTTTATGTCGGTTATGACCAGCCGAAAAGCATGGGTCGCGCCGCTTTCGGCGGTACGATTGCCGTGCCTGTATGGGTGGAGTACATGCGTTTCGCTCTGAAAGGTACGCCGGTTAAAGGAATGAAAGCGCCCGAGGGGGTTGTGAACAAAGGTGGGGAGTATTATCTGAAAGAGCGGCAGGCCACCAGCTCGGATCTTTCCATCGACAACAGCGGAAATGCGCCGGCCTCTTCGGCACCTGCGCGCCGTCCGAGCACGGCCGGTGGAAACGGAAACGCTCCACGCCGCAATCTGGACGGCGAACAGCCGCTCGAACCGCTGCCTGCCAATGACGGTGGAGAAGAATCGAAAGGCGGTAACAGTCGGCAGCTTGATTCTCTGTTTTAA
- the pilM gene encoding type IV pilus assembly protein PilM — MRLRKSSKNTTSKAPGGLNNRTAVGIDISQNAVTMVQLTGRSLTQIQLEKYVVTKLPKNIVQGSKIQDYDQLVSYLQHTYTQLRSSCKNFVAAMPQNLATLEHFVYNQRETELDLDDFAESEIAQIGPVEEMNYDYQTIGASVASAGQQILAVAAKKDDVEPRIELFESAGLPLSAMDLDLLAQRNAYIFWINQHAPELANEKVAVFGIYATQMYALVMQNGHILYKQEMPVSTEQLNQLIQRTYQVPEEKAAQMMVSSTKPADYQTQVAGRFNVQVAQEVQRVLQFYYTTQSTDSFANIKHILFTGEASQQPGLAESIFSQTNTPTQCVHPAAYAERGSKVDLPQLQIDAPSLTLAFGLALRGL, encoded by the coding sequence ATACGCTTACGAAAAAGCTCAAAAAATACAACAAGTAAAGCCCCGGGCGGTTTAAACAACCGTACTGCTGTCGGCATCGATATCAGCCAAAACGCCGTTACGATGGTGCAGCTGACAGGTCGTAGTTTAACCCAAATCCAGTTGGAAAAATACGTTGTGACCAAACTGCCTAAAAATATCGTTCAGGGCAGCAAAATTCAAGACTACGACCAGCTCGTATCTTATCTGCAACACACCTACACCCAACTGCGCAGCTCCTGCAAAAACTTCGTCGCAGCCATGCCGCAAAATCTGGCGACTTTGGAACACTTCGTTTACAACCAGCGCGAAACCGAATTGGATCTCGACGATTTTGCCGAATCCGAAATTGCCCAAATCGGCCCGGTCGAAGAAATGAATTACGACTATCAGACGATCGGCGCATCCGTTGCCTCTGCCGGACAGCAGATTCTCGCCGTAGCCGCGAAAAAAGACGATGTCGAACCGCGTATCGAGCTGTTTGAAAGCGCCGGACTCCCCCTCTCTGCAATGGATTTGGACTTGCTGGCCCAGCGAAACGCCTACATTTTCTGGATCAACCAACACGCTCCCGAGCTTGCTAATGAAAAAGTAGCCGTATTCGGTATTTATGCAACACAAATGTATGCATTGGTGATGCAAAACGGCCACATCCTCTACAAACAGGAAATGCCCGTCAGCACCGAGCAGCTCAACCAGCTGATTCAACGCACCTACCAAGTGCCCGAAGAAAAAGCCGCGCAAATGATGGTTTCTTCGACCAAGCCGGCAGATTACCAAACACAAGTCGCCGGCCGCTTCAACGTACAGGTAGCGCAGGAAGTCCAACGCGTTTTGCAGTTTTACTACACTACACAATCTACCGACAGTTTCGCCAACATCAAACATATCCTGTTTACAGGCGAAGCTTCCCAGCAGCCGGGTTTGGCAGAAAGCATCTTCTCGCAAACCAATACGCCGACCCAATGCGTGCATCCGGCGGCTTATGCGGAAAGAGGCAGCAAAGTAGATTTACCACAATTACAAATTGATGCGCCATCGCTCACGCTGGCATTCGGATTAGCATTAAGGGGACTTTAA
- a CDS encoding PilN domain-containing protein, whose translation MIELTKINLLPYREEIKQRKKQQFKVMMLAALLAGLGLSVLAYLGIENAVSSQQGRNSFLESEIAKLDKDLGEIQKLQQEKENFLAKKLKVEELQEKRSQAAYIIDTLNVLTPDNTYLTAIEAESPTSYKVTGHAASDNKIAMLMRSLPSTGVFAQPELLSIKKVDNYQEFTLKVLLTQNITPAPAAATATPAAPAAASAAATQEQEK comes from the coding sequence ATGATTGAATTAACCAAAATCAACCTTCTGCCCTATCGGGAAGAAATCAAGCAGCGTAAGAAGCAGCAGTTCAAAGTAATGATGCTTGCCGCTCTGCTTGCAGGTTTGGGGCTTTCGGTGCTTGCCTACCTGGGCATTGAAAACGCCGTCAGCAGCCAGCAAGGCCGCAACAGCTTTTTAGAATCGGAAATCGCCAAACTCGACAAAGACTTGGGCGAAATCCAAAAGCTGCAACAGGAAAAAGAAAACTTCCTGGCGAAAAAACTGAAAGTTGAAGAGCTTCAGGAAAAACGTTCGCAAGCCGCCTACATTATCGACACCTTAAATGTATTGACGCCGGACAACACCTACCTGACCGCGATTGAGGCCGAAAGCCCGACCAGCTACAAAGTAACCGGCCACGCCGCCAGCGACAACAAAATCGCCATGCTGATGCGCTCACTTCCAAGCACAGGCGTTTTTGCCCAGCCCGAGCTTTTGAGCATCAAAAAAGTCGATAACTACCAAGAATTTACTTTAAAAGTCTTACTGACACAAAACATTACGCCCGCACCGGCAGCAGCAACTGCAACACCGGCAGCCCCCGCCGCCGCATCAGCCGCCGCCACGCAGGAACAGGAAAAATAA